In Luteitalea sp. TBR-22, one genomic interval encodes:
- the queD gene encoding 6-carboxytetrahydropterin synthase QueD — protein sequence MFHVFREYRFEAAHRLTGLPEGHKCARLHGHSFVVQLHCSGPMDEAKGWLIDYYDIDTAWAPCHEALDHRFLNDVAGLHNPTSEHVARWIWERVRPQLPSLSRVVVKETCDAGCIYAPEP from the coding sequence ATGTTCCACGTCTTCCGCGAATATCGTTTCGAGGCCGCCCACCGCCTCACCGGCCTGCCCGAGGGCCACAAGTGCGCCCGCCTCCATGGCCACTCGTTCGTGGTGCAACTGCACTGCTCGGGTCCGATGGACGAGGCGAAGGGCTGGCTGATCGACTACTACGACATCGACACGGCGTGGGCGCCCTGCCACGAAGCGCTCGATCACCGCTTCCTGAACGACGTCGCGGGCCTCCACAACCCCACGAGCGAACACGTCGCACGGTGGATCTGGGAGCGCGTGAGGCCGCAGTTGCCGTCGCTGTCCCGGGTCGTCGTCAAGGAGACCTGCGACGCCGGGTGCATTTACGCCCCGGAGCCCTGA
- a CDS encoding TonB-dependent siderophore receptor encodes MPRLAVALLALLVLPAAISADPLQAGQAPAPDGTVHGRVVDTSGGAIVGAKVEIVAERTGATVSGVTDQDGAYTLPVAAGGRIVRVSAEGFDDASRRIAVGAGVTLQADFTLRVAGIQETVSVGGAAPSYAVPEVSSATRTPTPLRDIPQAVSVVSRTLIAEQRMTSMADVARYMPGVGFAQGEGNRDTPVLRGNSTTADFFVDGVRDDVQYFRDVYNVDRVEALKGPNAMIFGRGGGGGVINRVTRQAEWGQEQEVSVQLGSWDNRRLSADVGRGLSDTVAVRATAMYEDSESYRDGVSLERFGINPTVAFRLSPATTVRAGYEFFSDTRTADRGISSWQGRPVDTAPSTFFGDPSRSTSDATVHLASAVIEHRLRPAVLLRSRTTFGAYDKFYANVFPGAVNAAGTTVALSAYDNATTRQNVFNQTDAVITARTGRLRHTILAGAEFGRQDTDNLRRTGYFTSIGANVTSVQAPLASPTTSLPIEFRQSATDADNTGVTTIAAAFAQDQVAFSDQLSAVVGLRVDSFRVRATNLRSNQEFRSDDGLVSPRLGLVYKPIQPLSVYGSYSLTYLPRAGEQLASLSISNQALDPEEFRNYEVGAKWDLTRRLSFTTAVYRLDRGNVAVPDPLDPTQSILVDAQRSRGVEVEVNGYLTRAWSVAGGYAWQQGEITRSISATAQAGASLAHLPRHSISLWNRVTLTSRLSAALGVLYRDDMYAGTDNTVVLPSWTRVDAAVFYDLTRAVRLQANLENLTNERYAISAHNNTNITPGSPRALRVALTTRF; translated from the coding sequence ATGCCCCGGCTCGCGGTCGCCCTCCTCGCCCTGTTGGTCCTGCCCGCTGCCATCTCAGCAGACCCTCTCCAGGCAGGCCAGGCTCCTGCTCCCGATGGGACCGTCCATGGCCGCGTCGTCGACACCAGCGGCGGCGCCATCGTCGGCGCGAAGGTGGAGATCGTGGCAGAACGCACCGGCGCCACGGTGAGCGGCGTCACCGACCAGGACGGCGCCTACACGCTGCCTGTCGCCGCCGGCGGGCGCATTGTCCGGGTCTCGGCCGAGGGCTTCGACGACGCCTCGCGGCGCATCGCAGTCGGGGCCGGCGTCACGCTGCAGGCCGACTTCACGCTGCGGGTGGCTGGCATCCAGGAGACGGTCAGCGTGGGTGGCGCGGCGCCCTCGTACGCGGTCCCCGAAGTGTCGTCGGCGACGCGCACGCCGACCCCGCTGCGCGACATCCCGCAGGCGGTGAGCGTCGTGTCGCGCACGCTCATCGCCGAGCAGCGCATGACGAGCATGGCCGACGTCGCACGCTACATGCCCGGCGTCGGGTTCGCGCAGGGCGAAGGCAACCGCGACACGCCCGTGTTGCGCGGCAACAGCACGACGGCCGACTTCTTCGTCGACGGCGTGCGCGACGACGTGCAGTACTTCCGCGACGTCTACAACGTCGACCGCGTGGAAGCCCTCAAGGGACCCAACGCGATGATCTTCGGGCGCGGCGGTGGCGGCGGCGTCATCAACCGCGTGACGCGCCAGGCCGAGTGGGGGCAGGAGCAGGAGGTCTCGGTGCAGCTCGGCTCGTGGGACAACCGCCGCCTGTCGGCCGACGTCGGGCGTGGGCTCTCGGACACCGTCGCCGTGCGCGCAACGGCGATGTACGAGGACAGCGAGTCCTACCGCGACGGCGTGAGCCTCGAGCGCTTCGGCATCAATCCAACGGTGGCGTTCCGCCTCAGCCCGGCGACCACGGTGCGCGCCGGCTACGAGTTCTTCAGCGACACGCGGACGGCCGACCGTGGGATCTCGTCGTGGCAGGGCCGTCCCGTCGACACGGCCCCGTCGACGTTCTTCGGCGACCCGAGCCGCAGCACGTCCGACGCGACGGTGCACCTGGCGTCGGCGGTCATAGAGCATCGCCTGCGTCCTGCCGTGCTGCTGCGCAGCCGCACCACCTTCGGCGCTTACGACAAGTTCTACGCCAACGTCTTCCCGGGCGCGGTGAACGCAGCCGGGACGACCGTCGCGCTGTCGGCGTACGACAACGCGACGACGCGCCAGAACGTGTTCAACCAGACCGACGCGGTGATCACGGCGCGCACCGGGCGCCTGCGACACACGATTCTCGCGGGGGCGGAGTTCGGACGGCAGGATACCGACAATCTCCGGCGCACCGGCTACTTCACGTCGATCGGCGCCAACGTGACCAGCGTCCAGGCGCCGCTCGCCTCCCCCACCACGTCGCTGCCCATCGAGTTCCGGCAGAGCGCCACCGACGCCGACAACACCGGCGTGACGACGATCGCCGCGGCCTTTGCGCAGGATCAGGTCGCGTTCTCGGACCAGCTCAGCGCGGTGGTCGGCCTGCGGGTGGACAGCTTCCGCGTGCGGGCCACCAATCTCCGCTCGAACCAGGAATTCCGCAGCGACGACGGGCTCGTCTCGCCTCGCCTCGGGCTCGTCTACAAGCCGATCCAGCCGCTGTCGGTCTACGGCAGCTACAGCCTCACCTACCTGCCGCGCGCCGGCGAGCAACTGGCGTCGCTGTCGATCAGCAACCAGGCGCTCGATCCGGAGGAGTTCCGCAACTACGAGGTCGGCGCGAAGTGGGACCTGACCCGCCGCCTGTCGTTCACCACGGCGGTGTACCGGCTCGATCGCGGCAACGTGGCCGTGCCGGACCCGCTCGATCCGACGCAGTCCATCCTCGTCGACGCGCAGCGGAGCCGCGGCGTCGAGGTCGAGGTGAACGGGTACCTGACGCGGGCCTGGAGCGTGGCCGGTGGGTACGCCTGGCAACAGGGCGAGATCACGCGCTCGATCTCGGCCACCGCGCAGGCCGGCGCCTCGCTCGCCCACCTGCCGCGACACTCGATCTCGCTGTGGAACAGGGTGACGCTCACCAGCCGGCTGTCGGCAGCCCTCGGCGTGCTGTACCGCGACGACATGTACGCCGGCACGGACAACACGGTGGTGCTCCCGTCATGGACACGCGTCGACGCGGCAGTGTTCTACGACCTGACGCGCGCGGTCCGGCTGCAGGCCAATCTCGAGAACCTCACCAACGAGCGCTACGCGATCAGTGCCCACAACAACACGAACATCACGCCGGGCAGTCCTCGCGCGCTGCGCGTCGCGCTGACCACGCGCTTCTAG
- a CDS encoding DinB family protein: protein MTRNDLGRLVDYHYWARDRLLQAVARLDAEAFTRDLGSSFASVRDTLAHLQGAEWIWISRFKGESPTQSLPLERFATLDELRAAWVVTEADLRALVDGLPADGSARVAYRLLNGQPGENTIAELVQHLVNHGTYHRGQVVTMLRQLGATPPASMDLVAFFREHPVP from the coding sequence ATGACGCGCAATGACCTCGGGCGCCTGGTCGACTATCACTACTGGGCGCGTGATCGACTGCTGCAGGCCGTGGCCCGGCTCGATGCCGAGGCCTTCACCCGCGACCTCGGGAGCAGTTTCGCCTCGGTGCGCGACACGCTGGCGCACCTGCAGGGCGCCGAATGGATCTGGATCTCCCGGTTCAAGGGAGAGTCGCCGACGCAGTCGCTGCCCCTCGAGCGGTTCGCCACCCTCGACGAGCTACGCGCGGCCTGGGTCGTGACGGAGGCCGATCTCCGTGCGCTGGTCGACGGCCTGCCAGCCGACGGCTCGGCGCGCGTCGCCTACCGGCTCCTGAACGGCCAGCCCGGCGAGAACACCATCGCCGAACTGGTGCAGCACCTGGTCAACCACGGCACCTACCACCGGGGCCAGGTGGTCACCATGCTCCGGCAACTGGGCGCAACGCCACCGGCGTCGATGGATCTGGTGGCGTTCTTTCGGGAACACCCGGTCCCCTGA
- a CDS encoding NIPSNAP family protein: protein MSTTRRSFLSSTLAASAAAAASTGLYAQKAPASKKAAREYYELRAYRLKPGASPDLLDGYLEKAFLPALASQKVGPVGVFTEIDVDKQAQTGTPKADTPVWVLIRHRTLDSFVRVSTAINTDPSVVKAGATYLQVPKATPAFDRIDTWLYLAFAGQPTMTMPAHATSRVPTRVFEMRDYESHSEERALSKMEMFNDGEIEVMHSLGMGPVFFGQGIAGPNLPHLRYFTSGPDLKTHLDAWKKFGPDPRWVAMKDKPQYKDNTSKNTARFLVPRPYSQI from the coding sequence ATGTCCACCACGCGTCGCTCGTTCCTGTCGTCCACCCTCGCGGCCTCCGCCGCAGCCGCCGCCTCCACCGGCCTGTACGCCCAGAAGGCGCCCGCGTCGAAGAAGGCCGCGCGCGAGTACTACGAACTTCGTGCCTATCGCCTGAAGCCCGGCGCCTCGCCCGACCTCCTCGACGGCTACCTCGAGAAGGCGTTCCTGCCCGCCCTGGCGTCGCAGAAGGTCGGCCCGGTCGGGGTGTTCACCGAGATCGACGTCGACAAGCAGGCGCAGACCGGCACGCCGAAGGCCGACACGCCCGTGTGGGTGCTGATCCGGCACCGCACCCTCGACTCGTTCGTGCGGGTGAGCACGGCCATCAACACCGATCCGTCGGTCGTGAAGGCCGGCGCGACCTACCTGCAGGTGCCCAAGGCCACGCCCGCCTTCGACCGCATCGACACGTGGCTCTACCTCGCGTTCGCGGGGCAGCCGACGATGACGATGCCGGCGCATGCGACCTCGCGGGTGCCGACGCGCGTGTTCGAGATGCGCGACTACGAGAGCCACAGCGAGGAGCGCGCGCTGTCGAAGATGGAGATGTTCAACGACGGCGAGATCGAGGTGATGCACTCGCTGGGCATGGGACCGGTGTTCTTCGGTCAGGGGATCGCCGGGCCCAACCTGCCGCACCTGCGGTACTTCACGTCGGGGCCCGACCTCAAGACGCACCTCGACGCCTGGAAGAAGTTCGGGCCGGACCCGCGCTGGGTCGCCATGAAGGACAAGCCGCAGTACAAGGACAACACGTCGAAGAACACGGCGCGTTTCCTCGTGCCGCGGCCGTACTCGCAGATCTGA
- a CDS encoding acyltransferase, whose translation MSAGSPPHAWRAFDGVRGILCLVVAAFHLKPRLAPGGPLTLEVFCVLSGFVIAHALWSDADRVGRMPTIAYASRRAARVLPALLVTLVAFTLAAAAGWATPAWGQVERDAWVAATFRANLTRAAGLDYPLLFGHTWSVALEVQFYALLPLVLGACRLVSTRPLVAAATTALLGLASLAMRHAPWAVADIAWAYNAPASRLAAPMIGAALALVRFEPGMRARLDGWWGHPRVLTLTTVLLGASFCVPWRRLGLLMPALTVALLASVPLLVAAMPERSRDAGMADRLLRHPWSLWMGDVSYPFFLWHYPLFGALFFAGWTWPWVAFIGLPTSLALAALVHHLVEWPAREWARRVTRRPSPTP comes from the coding sequence GTGTCGGCCGGGAGCCCTCCGCATGCGTGGCGCGCCTTCGACGGCGTGCGCGGCATCCTGTGCCTCGTCGTCGCGGCCTTCCACCTGAAGCCGCGCCTCGCGCCGGGCGGGCCGCTCACCCTCGAAGTGTTCTGCGTGCTGAGCGGGTTCGTCATCGCGCACGCGCTGTGGAGCGACGCCGACAGGGTCGGTCGGATGCCGACGATCGCCTACGCGTCACGACGGGCCGCGCGCGTGCTGCCGGCCCTGCTGGTGACGCTGGTGGCCTTCACGCTCGCCGCGGCCGCCGGGTGGGCCACCCCCGCCTGGGGGCAGGTCGAGCGCGACGCCTGGGTGGCTGCGACCTTCCGCGCCAACCTGACGCGCGCCGCCGGACTGGACTACCCCCTCCTGTTCGGTCACACCTGGTCGGTGGCGCTCGAGGTGCAGTTCTACGCCTTGCTGCCCCTGGTGCTCGGCGCCTGCCGACTGGTGTCGACACGGCCTCTGGTGGCGGCAGCAACGACCGCCCTGCTCGGCCTGGCCTCGCTCGCGATGCGACACGCGCCGTGGGCCGTGGCCGACATCGCCTGGGCCTACAACGCGCCGGCGAGCCGCCTGGCGGCGCCGATGATCGGTGCTGCGCTGGCGCTGGTCCGGTTCGAGCCCGGGATGCGGGCGCGCCTGGACGGCTGGTGGGGACATCCGCGCGTGCTGACGCTGACGACGGTGCTGCTCGGGGCGAGCTTCTGCGTGCCGTGGCGGCGCCTGGGGCTGCTCATGCCGGCGTTGACCGTGGCGCTGCTGGCCTCGGTGCCGCTGCTGGTCGCGGCGATGCCGGAGCGGTCCCGCGACGCCGGGATGGCCGACCGCCTCTTGCGCCACCCCTGGTCCCTGTGGATGGGCGACGTGTCGTACCCGTTCTTCCTCTGGCACTACCCGCTGTTCGGCGCGCTGTTCTTCGCCGGCTGGACGTGGCCATGGGTGGCGTTCATCGGCCTGCCGACCTCACTGGCCCTGGCTGCGCTGGTGCATCACCTGGTGGAGTGGCCGGCACGCGAATGGGCGCGCCGCGTCACGCGCCGTCCCAGCCCAACTCCCTGA
- the mgtA gene encoding magnesium-translocating P-type ATPase: protein MSPRRVGGRPRDGSDLACPIGRAMMDEAPSQSERERTTGAGTGARAWWAVPAAEVAAGMHSSTEGLTTTDAAARLRAIGPNSPRPARAVSHLSIFLRQLRSPLILLLVFAAAVSLALREWTDAAVVLIIVGASAVIGDVREYRAERAAAALRSRLHVRATVIRDGSPTSLAMEDVVPGDVVRLAAGSLVPADGLVLDATDCCVDEAPLTGESFPVAKAAGVVPPDAPLARRTNSVYQGTSVASGTARVLVVATGARTEIGRLAGSLAQPAPETGFDRGLRHFGGLLTIVMLAMVLVVFAAHMLGGRPPAETLLFSIALAVGLSPELLPAVLGVSLARGAQAMATRGVLVRRLHAIENLGGMSVLCTDKTGTLTEGHVEVEGAYDAHGEPSRDVLEAAAINAALETGVASPLDDAILRAFPTRLADLRKCGEVPFDFVRRRVTVAVTDRDGVRLVTKGAVAAVLAACRGEARERAAWEARYEAWTGEGLRVVAVATRLVDAEAPCTREDERDMTLLGFVTFFDRPKAGAAEAVRALADLGIAVKMVTGDSALVARHVARAVGIPDTRVITGRDLDDLGDEAFGARVSDTDLYVEVDPRQKARIISALRARGHVVGFLGDGINDAPAMRAADTSLSVDEAVDVAREAADFVLLDRSLDVIRRGVEEGRRTFATTMTYIRITTSANLGNMASMAVASLALPFLPLTAGQILLNNLLSDVPAIGIAGDHVDPELVARPEGWDLRGLIRFMVAFGALSSVFDLCTFAVLLRMAPGTPATFRTGWFVESLLTELVVALVVRTRRPMTQSRPGTFLLVSTIALIAFALALPYLPGAGLVGFVPLPLPLLATVVGITTAYVGATELQKRWFFGADALTPACATPPSRGGA from the coding sequence ATGAGCCCGCGGCGCGTCGGCGGGCGTCCACGCGATGGCAGCGACCTTGCGTGTCCCATCGGCAGGGCGATGATGGACGAGGCGCCGTCGCAGTCCGAGCGGGAGCGCACGACGGGAGCCGGAACGGGCGCCCGCGCGTGGTGGGCCGTGCCCGCCGCCGAGGTCGCGGCGGGGATGCACAGCTCCACCGAGGGCCTGACGACGACCGACGCCGCCGCGCGATTGCGGGCCATCGGCCCCAACAGCCCGCGCCCGGCGCGCGCCGTCTCGCACCTGTCCATCTTCCTGCGGCAACTGCGCAGCCCGTTGATCCTGCTGCTCGTCTTCGCCGCCGCGGTCTCGCTGGCCCTGCGCGAATGGACCGACGCGGCGGTCGTGCTGATCATCGTCGGCGCGAGCGCCGTGATCGGCGACGTCCGGGAGTACCGGGCCGAGCGGGCTGCCGCCGCCCTGCGTTCACGCCTCCACGTGCGGGCCACGGTGATCCGCGACGGCAGTCCCACCTCCCTCGCGATGGAAGACGTGGTCCCCGGCGACGTCGTGCGCCTGGCCGCCGGCAGCCTCGTGCCAGCCGACGGACTGGTGCTCGACGCCACCGACTGCTGCGTGGACGAGGCGCCGCTGACCGGCGAGAGCTTCCCGGTCGCCAAGGCCGCCGGCGTGGTGCCGCCCGACGCGCCGCTGGCGCGCCGCACCAACAGCGTGTACCAGGGCACGAGCGTGGCCAGCGGCACGGCGCGCGTGCTCGTCGTCGCCACCGGGGCGCGCACCGAGATCGGCAGGCTGGCTGGCAGCCTTGCGCAGCCGGCGCCCGAGACCGGCTTCGACCGCGGCCTCCGCCACTTCGGCGGGCTGCTGACGATCGTGATGCTGGCGATGGTCCTGGTCGTGTTCGCCGCGCACATGCTCGGCGGGCGACCACCGGCCGAAACGCTCCTCTTCTCGATCGCCCTGGCCGTCGGGCTCAGTCCGGAGTTGTTGCCGGCCGTGCTCGGCGTCAGCCTGGCCCGCGGCGCGCAGGCCATGGCGACGCGCGGCGTGCTCGTGCGACGGCTGCACGCGATCGAGAACCTCGGCGGCATGTCCGTGCTGTGCACCGACAAGACCGGCACGCTCACCGAAGGACACGTGGAAGTGGAGGGCGCCTATGACGCCCACGGCGAGCCGTCCCGCGACGTCCTCGAGGCTGCCGCGATCAATGCCGCGCTGGAGACCGGGGTCGCCAGCCCGCTCGACGACGCCATCCTGCGGGCCTTCCCGACGCGACTGGCCGACCTCCGCAAGTGCGGGGAGGTGCCCTTCGACTTCGTGCGCCGGCGCGTGACCGTCGCGGTGACCGACCGCGACGGCGTGCGGCTGGTGACCAAGGGCGCGGTGGCTGCCGTGCTGGCCGCCTGCCGGGGCGAGGCCCGCGAGCGAGCGGCGTGGGAGGCCCGGTACGAGGCGTGGACCGGCGAGGGCCTCCGCGTGGTGGCCGTCGCAACGCGGCTGGTCGACGCCGAGGCTCCGTGCACGCGCGAGGACGAGCGCGACATGACGCTGCTCGGCTTCGTCACCTTCTTCGACAGGCCGAAGGCCGGCGCGGCGGAGGCGGTGCGGGCGCTGGCCGACCTCGGCATCGCCGTGAAGATGGTCACCGGCGACAGCGCCCTCGTCGCCCGGCACGTGGCCCGGGCGGTGGGCATCCCCGACACGCGCGTGATCACCGGCCGCGACCTCGACGACCTCGGCGACGAGGCCTTCGGCGCCCGCGTGTCCGACACGGACCTCTACGTGGAGGTGGACCCGCGGCAGAAGGCACGCATCATCTCGGCGTTGCGCGCGCGGGGACACGTGGTCGGCTTCCTCGGCGACGGCATCAACGACGCCCCGGCCATGCGGGCCGCCGACACCAGCCTGTCGGTCGACGAGGCGGTGGACGTGGCAAGGGAGGCGGCCGACTTCGTGCTGCTCGATCGCAGCCTGGACGTCATTCGACGCGGCGTCGAGGAGGGGCGCCGGACGTTCGCCACGACGATGACCTACATCCGGATCACGACGAGCGCCAACCTCGGGAACATGGCGAGCATGGCCGTCGCCTCGCTGGCCCTGCCCTTCCTGCCCCTGACGGCCGGCCAGATCCTGCTCAACAACCTGCTCTCCGACGTCCCCGCCATCGGCATCGCCGGCGACCACGTGGATCCCGAGCTGGTGGCGCGCCCGGAGGGCTGGGACCTCCGCGGGCTCATCCGCTTCATGGTGGCCTTCGGCGCCCTCAGCTCGGTGTTCGACCTGTGCACCTTCGCGGTGCTGCTGCGCATGGCGCCGGGCACGCCGGCGACCTTCCGCACCGGGTGGTTCGTGGAATCCCTGCTGACCGAACTGGTGGTGGCGCTGGTCGTCCGGACGCGCCGCCCGATGACGCAGAGCCGCCCCGGGACGTTCCTGCTGGTGAGCACGATCGCGCTGATCGCCTTCGCGCTGGCGCTGCCGTACCTGCCGGGGGCAGGACTGGTGGGTTTCGTGCCCCTGCCACTGCCGCTGCTGGCCACCGTGGTCGGCATCACCACCGCGTACGTCGGCGCGACCGAGCTGCAGAAGCGCTGGTTCTTCGGCGCCGACGCGCTCACGCCCGCTTGCGCGACGCCGCCGTCTCGTGGAGGCGCTTGA
- a CDS encoding HPP family protein, with product MRVADVMDTQVDVLDIRTPAEDAWDLMKRRQLQLLVAADGDRIVGVVDRARLGGPHGLAHRHHRTLVDFLRHDPLVLCADYPVGRAVELLADDVAGCVPVVDNGRLVGVLTVGGLLKRLHETAASRKRA from the coding sequence GTGCGCGTGGCCGACGTGATGGATACGCAGGTGGACGTGCTCGACATCCGCACGCCCGCGGAAGATGCGTGGGATCTGATGAAGCGGCGCCAGTTGCAGCTGCTCGTGGCGGCCGACGGCGACCGCATCGTGGGGGTCGTCGATCGGGCGCGGCTCGGCGGACCCCACGGCCTGGCACACCGCCACCACCGGACGCTGGTCGACTTCCTGCGGCACGACCCGCTCGTCCTTTGCGCCGATTACCCCGTGGGACGCGCCGTCGAACTGTTGGCCGACGACGTGGCCGGCTGCGTGCCGGTCGTCGACAACGGCCGGCTGGTGGGCGTGCTGACGGTGGGCGGGTTGCTCAAGCGCCTCCACGAGACGGCGGCGTCGCGCAAGCGGGCGTGA
- a CDS encoding MJ0042-type zinc finger domain-containing protein gives MVPPSSSLPARDARQAFAASATDESLPTTCPSCASTRIVSAAKSPSAHGYWRCEPCGEIWSPDRRQSAAPHRSWRA, from the coding sequence ATGGTTCCCCCATCGTCGTCCCTGCCGGCGCGCGACGCGCGCCAGGCTTTCGCCGCGTCCGCCACCGACGAATCACTGCCCACGACCTGCCCCTCCTGTGCCTCCACGCGCATCGTGTCGGCGGCCAAGTCGCCGAGCGCGCACGGATACTGGCGATGCGAGCCCTGCGGCGAAATCTGGAGCCCCGACCGTCGCCAGTCGGCGGCCCCGCATCGCAGCTGGCGCGCCTAG
- a CDS encoding cytochrome-c peroxidase, whose amino-acid sequence MRTLSGLTLLLSACLVTPLVAQDPQMAQAQKIFSPIPLTPPALPGNAATPAKVELGKKLYFDPRLSASHAISCNSCHVVGMGGVDGGETSIGHKWQRGGRNAPTTLNAVFNMAQFWDGRAADLEEQAGGPMRNPVEMASAPKDVLAQLSSIPGYVAAFRDAFPGQAQPVSLANAQKAIAVFEATLITPNAPFDKYLRGNASALSAVQKEGLGLFVNKGCVMCHNGVNVGGGRYAPFGQVQKPPAHLLPPGDKGRLAVTGQQSDAFVFRTPTLRNVTLTAPYFHTGRAWDLREAVRVMGTSQLGATLSDREADAVVAFLESLTGEQPRVVYPILPPSVTATPRPAP is encoded by the coding sequence CTGCGAACGCTCTCCGGACTCACCCTGCTCCTCTCCGCTTGCCTCGTGACGCCCCTCGTCGCGCAGGACCCGCAGATGGCACAGGCGCAGAAGATCTTCTCGCCCATCCCGTTGACGCCGCCGGCCCTGCCCGGCAATGCCGCGACGCCTGCCAAGGTGGAACTCGGCAAGAAGCTCTACTTCGATCCACGCCTCTCGGCCAGCCACGCCATCAGCTGCAACTCGTGCCACGTGGTCGGCATGGGCGGCGTGGACGGCGGCGAGACCTCCATCGGGCACAAGTGGCAACGCGGCGGGCGCAACGCACCGACGACGCTCAACGCCGTGTTCAACATGGCGCAATTCTGGGACGGCCGTGCGGCCGACCTCGAGGAGCAGGCCGGCGGACCGATGCGCAACCCGGTGGAGATGGCCTCGGCGCCCAAGGACGTGCTCGCGCAGTTGTCCTCCATCCCCGGCTACGTCGCGGCGTTCCGCGACGCGTTCCCCGGCCAGGCGCAGCCCGTGTCGCTGGCCAACGCGCAGAAGGCCATCGCCGTGTTCGAGGCCACCCTGATCACGCCGAATGCGCCGTTCGACAAGTACCTGCGGGGCAACGCCAGCGCGCTGTCGGCCGTGCAGAAGGAAGGACTCGGGCTCTTCGTGAACAAGGGCTGCGTGATGTGCCACAACGGCGTGAACGTCGGCGGTGGTCGATACGCGCCGTTCGGGCAGGTGCAGAAGCCACCCGCCCACCTGCTTCCGCCCGGCGACAAGGGTCGCCTCGCCGTGACCGGGCAGCAGAGCGACGCCTTCGTGTTCCGGACGCCGACGCTGCGCAACGTCACGCTGACGGCGCCCTACTTCCACACCGGGAGGGCCTGGGACCTGCGCGAGGCCGTGAGGGTGATGGGCACGTCGCAGCTGGGCGCCACGCTCTCGGATCGGGAGGCCGACGCCGTGGTGGCCTTCCTCGAGAGCCTCACGGGCGAGCAGCCGCGGGTGGTCTATCCCATCCTCCCGCCGAGCGTCACCGCGACGCCTCGTCCGGCACCCTGA